One segment of Theobroma cacao cultivar B97-61/B2 chromosome 9, Criollo_cocoa_genome_V2, whole genome shotgun sequence DNA contains the following:
- the LOC18588922 gene encoding leucine-rich repeat extensin-like protein 3, producing the protein MKKNICNILASFVSFILISFITAHKISTSSHATALTDSQASFIKQRQLIYYREQFGSGGKFDSVPSQLTFDNSRLRSAYVALQAWKQAIISDPLNLTSNWVGSDVCNYTGVFCSPALDDPSIQTVAGIDLNHGDLAGYLPEELGLLTDIALFHINSNRFCGKVPWSFKKLKHLFELDLSNNRFAGKFPYVVLRLPSLKFLDLRFNEFEGKVPEALFDKDLDAIFINHNRFAFELPDNLGNSPVSVIVLANNRFHGCLPMSLGNMSKTLNEVILMNNGLHSCFPKEIGLLKNLTVFDVSYNKLMGELPDSIGEMVSLEQLNVAHNMFSGTIPESVCSLPNLRNFSFAYNFFTGEPPVCLALEEFDDRRNCLRGRPVQRSRLQCKVFLSRPVDCSVIKCRQVIPPKPLLPPPSPPILSPPPPPLSPLPPPPPSPPPALQPPPPPPTPCIYSPPPPPQNSPPPPPPPPPSPFYFNSPPPPLQPPPPPPTNSPPPPLLPSPPPPPSPFYFNSPPPPLQSPPPPPTNSPPPPLSPSPPPPTYSPPPPLNSQPPPPPPPPPLPPCITPPPPPSPPPCWQLQSPPPPPPVQPSTPPPSPMYYGPLPPIEGVDYASPPPPPFY; encoded by the coding sequence ATGAAGAAAAACATTTGTAACATTCTTGCATCCTTCGTTTCTTTCATTCTCATTTCCTTCATTACTGCCCATAAAATCTCTACATCTAGCCATGCAACAGCCCTCACAGACTCCCAAGCTTCTTTTATCAAACAACGACAGCTGATTTATTACAGAGAGCAGTTTGGCTCTGGAGGTAAGTTTGACTCAGTTCCTTCTCAACTCACCTTTGACAACTCCAGGCTTAGGAGTGCCTACGTTGCCTTACAAGCATGGAAACAGGCCATTATCTCAGATCCTTTGAACCTGACGTCAAACTGGGTGGGATCCGATGTGTGCAACTACACTGGAGTTTTCTGTTCCCCAGCTCTGGATGACCCATCTATTCAAACTGTTGCTGGCATTGATCTGAATCACGGGGACCTTGCCGGGTACCTCCCAGAAGAGCTAGGACTCCTCACAGATATTGCATTGTTTCATATTAACTCCAACAGGTTCTGTGGCAAGGTCCCTTGGAGTTTTAAGAAACTGAAGCATCTTTTCGAGCTTGATCTCAGCAATAATCGCTTTGCAGGGAAGTTTCCTTACGTTGTTCTTCGTTTGCCTAGCCTTAAGTTTCTTGATCTTAGGTTCAATGAGTTTGAAGGTAAGGTACCCGAAGCTCTCTTTGATAAAGATCTTGATGCCATATTCATAAACCATAACAGGTTtgcttttgaacttcctgATAACCTGGGAAACTCACCTGTGTCGGTTATAGTTCTAGCCAACAATAGGTTCCACGGATGTTTGCCTATGAGCCTAGGTAACATGTCAAAAACTCTAAACGAAGTGATTCTGATGAACAATGGGTTGCATTCATGCTTTCCAAAAGAGATTGGCTTGTTGAAGAATTTGACAGTTTTTGATGTGAGCTATAATAAACTCATGGGTGAATTGCCTGATTCGATTGGAGAAATGGTGAGCTTAGAACAGCTAAATGTGGCACACAATATGTTCTCAGGAACTATTCCTGAGAGTGTGTGTTCGTTGCCAAACTTGAGGAATTTTAGTTTTGCTTACAACTTTTTCACAGGGGAGCCTCCTGTGTGCCTGGCGTTGGAAGAATTTGATGATAGGAGGAACTGTTTAAGAGGCAGGCCAGTTCAGAGATCAAGATTACAATGTAAAGTGTTTCTTTCTAGGCCCGTAGATTGTAGTGTCATTAAATGCCGTCAGGTAATTCCTCCAAAGCCTCTTCTACCACCACCTTCACCACCAATTTTGTCGCCTCCCCCTCCACCACTATCACCATTACCACCGCCTCCGCCATCACCTCCACCTGCACTACAGCCACCACCACCTCCTCCAACACCCTGTATTTACTCTCCTCCACCACCTCCACAGAATTCTCCACCGCCACCACCACCCCCTCCTCCAAGTCCATTCTACTTCAACTCACCACCTCCACCCCTACAACCACCTCCTCCACCTCCAACTAATTCACCACCACCGCCACTGTTGCCGTCACCACCACCTCCTCCAAGTCCATTCTACTTCAACTCACCACCTCCACCCCTACAATCACCTCCTCCACCTCCAACTAATTCACCACCACCGCCACTGTCGCCGTCACCACCACCTCCTACATACTCTCCACCACCCCCACTGAATTCAcaaccaccaccaccaccaccaccaccacctctACCTCCATGCATAACCCCACCTCCACCTCCATCTCCCCCACCATGTTGGCAATTACAATCACCTCCACCTCCACCACCAGTTCAACCCTCTACACCACCGCCAAGTCCCATGTACTATGGCCCATTGCCACCAATTGAAGGGGTAGATTATGCTTCTCCACCACCACCTCCATTCTACTAA